The Theileria orientalis strain Shintoku DNA, chromosome 3, complete genome genome window below encodes:
- a CDS encoding uncharacterized protein (S1, RNA binding domain containing protein), translating to MMKSIFIFILFKFIISSEIAGSSSPLLKHKDESLEHKTNSSDSFYDLNDINTHLSDTDDLEDDVLILSKSTFIHKEEDSILTRSIEPLSTTEERKSLKSASEDSKKADKEVPLTSGKVDLSKKVIKPVRVPIDKIGTTESKRSKKEDKKLSELIDTELLSKTNLKGNTLPLKLSNHLITKLTENLGYFAKHPNNLVDQLEKLSNQKLPKEYKGKLLSELARYSNELELISSEASSVELTDKETISQVAEAKEELESRFAEILVPILVPLLKPLLENIIIRVTSKDFYIDIRDFFQNLFKIKSDPGWTFWKGFKRIFFGKTDEELEEYRKKELDKLFVTLKEKLEGGLVRDIVEGVLGEKEQTEEGTDKDKTSNKVRDPEKSPKGDGKTKEVSGRDKEKTPFQPPEIKGSTNEAIKNRKKLTEKEKLDREAELEGIDLEGLSPLPEPLTPEEKEATERAEKLLKEGRVKEYRELVKRLNDYYEEKIRRKEGSLANKGPKEGEDKYYPEIFKHLKKEKSAFREASMLLALGLGVFYAYVPRVGDHVIGIITNKNNDYYTVNINDLYEGFLLCIDGFRGATKKIKPQLAQGDVVFCQILSIYNYNLIELTCKNVDEIKSFSTNETYFGHLTKGMTIKIPLTHSKILCNDVDNYTLSLLKDYKFQIAVGFNGKLWVNCGNNDLTLKICRFIKLSYGLSQVQINQLYHIIFA from the exons ATGATGAAGtcaatattcatatttatactatttaaatttataatttccTCTGAAATAGCTGGTTCCTCATCCCCACTCCTAAAACATAAAGATGAAAGTTTAGAACACAAAACTAATTCGTCTGATAGTTTTTATGATTTGAATGATATTAACACTCATTTAAGTGACACGGATGATTTGGAAGATgatgttttaatattatctAAGTCTACTTTTATTCacaaagaagaagattCCATTTTAACAAGAAGCATCGAGCCTCTTAGTACAACAGAAGAACGCAAATCACTAAAAAGCGCATCAGAAGATAGCAAGAAGGCAGATAAAGAAGTTCCACTAACCAGCGGCAAAGTAgatttaagtaaaaaagtaataaagCCAGTACGTGTACCGATAGATAAGATAGGTACCACCGAGTCTAAGAgaagtaaaaaggaagataaaaaactCAGTGAGTTGATAGACACCGAACTCTTGAGTAAAACTAACCTGAAGGGAAACACATTGCCACTAAAACTATCAAACCATTTGATAACAAAACTAACAGAAAATCTAGGATACTTTGCGAAGCATCCAAACAATTTGGTAGATCAGCTGGAGAAATTGTCTAATCAAAAGTTGCCGAAAGAGTACAAAGGAAAGTTATTGTCGGAGTTAGCAAGGTACAGCAACGAATTGGAACTAATATCGAGTGAAGCAAGCAGTGTAGAACTGACAGATAAAG AAACAATAAGTCAAGTAGCGGAAgcgaaggaggagctggaaagcAGATTCGCAGAAATATTAGTGCCAATACTGGTGCCACTGTTGAAGCCACTGCTGGAAAACATCATAATCAGAGTAACGAGTAAAGATTTCTACATAGATATAAGGGACTTCTTTCAAAACCTGTTCAAAATCAAAAGTGACCCTGGCTGGACGTTCTGGAAAGGATTTAAAAGAATATTCTTCGGAAAAACagacgaggagctggaagaATACAGAAAGAAGGAATTAGATAAGCTGTTCGTAACATTGAAGGAAAAGTTAGAAGGAGGACTGGTGAGAGACATAGTAGAAGGAGTACTGGGAGAAAAGGAACAAACAGAAGAGGGAACAGATAAAGATAAAACATCAAATAAAGTAAGAGACCCAGAAAAGTCACCAAAAGGTGACGGAAAGACTAAGGAAGTTTCAGGAAGagataaagaaaaaacGCCGTTCCAACCACCAGAAATAAAAGGAAGCACCAACGAAGCAATTAAAAACCGTAAAAAGTTaacagaaaaggaaaagttAGATAGAGAAGCAGAATTGGAAGGAATAGACCTAGAAGGATTGTCACCACTGCCAGAGCCATTGACGccagaagaaaaggaagcaACAGAAAGAGCAGAAAAGTTGCTCAAAGAAGGAAGAGTGAAGGAGTACAGAGAGCTGGTAAAGAGATTGAACGACTACTAcgaggaaaaaataaggagAAAGGAAGGAAGTTTGGCAAACAAGGGGCCGAAGGAGGGAGAGGACAAGTACTACCCGGAGATATTCAAGCACctgaaaaaggaaaagtcGGCCTTTAGGGAGGCGAGTATGCTGTTGGCGCTGGGACTGGGAGTGTTCTACGCA TATGTGCCGAGAGTCGGAGACCACGTGATAGGCATAATAACGAATAAGAACAACGACTACTACACA GTAAACATAAACGACCTGTACGAAGGATTCCTACTGTGTATCGATGGGTTTAGAGGAGCaacaaagaaaataaagCCACAATTGGCACAAG GAGATGTCGTATTCTGCCAAATACTGTCCATATATAACTACAATCTCATCGAGTTAACATGTAAAAACGTGGATGAAATAAAGTCATTCTCAACAAATGAAACGTACTTTGGACACCTGACAAAAGGAATGACGATTAAAATACCACTAACACACtcaaaaat ACTGTGTAACGATGTGGATAATTATACACTCTCACTATTGAAAGATTACAAGTTTCAAATAGCAGTAGGGTTCAACggaaa GTTATGGGTCAATTGTGGAAATAATGACTTGACACTGAAAATATGCCGCTTCATAAAGTTGTCTTACGGATTGAGTCAAGTTCAAATTAATCAGCTGTATCATATAATTTTTGcataa
- a CDS encoding U1 snRNP protein has translation MSSHLLNGQTAGAVNFVPQANGVNPAHTDVNGVLQPMVPGDPNLVPMAPLVAPGGGLPAPNNAIGNPNPAMNLNQMPALSLSTLNSIPVNWLPKNPIYTQKAESDPSIEPNQTLYIRNLNDRVNTKVMENALRELFSAYPLLDVILMKSFWRRGQAWVIFSTIENAAKAMFEFNGFLLYGHAMHINYALEKSYLVSKMNGTYVPSDRKGVKMKPRRIRQRELLYYQSNPAMAPPSVNPMGMMPGVGLDHSMGGVPGFPPGNMVPEMPGFDGAGMAGYGAPDLMGGFPPFNAGMPNNMGPGFPAGGMPPTFPAPNMNSGVPPGGPDLERAVMLAHKKANELSYRTQNVVNKTLFVENLPENVTNLDVVNVFNKMPGFVEARVIIPRRVAFIDFDSDNSSSYALQGCTSPSRPFDKRPIN, from the exons ATGTCTTCACACTTATTAAACGGCCAAACGGCAGGTGCTGTTAATTTTGTGCCACAAGCGAACGGCGTTAACCCTGCGCATACAGACGTAAATGGAGTTTTGCAACCAATGGTTCCCGGAGATCCCAATTTGGTTCCAATGGCACCCCTTGTCGCTCCTGGCGGTGGATTGCCAGCACCGAATAACGCGATCGGCAACCCCAATCCCGCCATGAACTTAAACCAGATGCCCGCACTTTCCCTATCAACCCTAAACAGCATTCCCGTGAACTGGCTGCCCAAAAATCCAATATACACGCAAAAGGCGGAGTCGGACCCCTCGATTGAGCCCAACCAGACTCTGTACATTAGGAACCTGAACGATCGCGTAAACACGAAGGTTATGGAAAACGCACTGAGGGAGCTTTTCAGCGCGTACCCGCTCCTTGACGTTATTTTGATGAAGTCGTTCTGGAGGCGCGGACAGGCCTGGGTTATCTTCTCTACCATTGAGAACGCAGCCAAGGCGATGTTTGAGTTCAACGGCTTTCTGCTTTACGGCCACGCAATGCACATAAATTACGCCTTGGAGAAGAGTTACCTGGTATCTAAGATGAACGGCACCTACGTTCCCAGTGACCGCAAGGGTGTTAAGATGAAGCCGAGGCGGATCAGGCAGAGGGAGTTGCTTTACTACCAGTCGAACCCCGCCATGGCTCCTCCAAGCGTTAACCCAATGGGAATGATGCCAGGAGTGGGCCTAGACCATTCTATGGGCGGCGTCCCCGGATTCCCGCCGGGAAACATGGTTCCTGAAATGCCTGGCTTCGACGGCGCCGGCATGGCCGGGTACGGGGCCCCTGATCTCATGGGCGGCTTCCCTCCTTTCAACGCAGGCATGCCAAATAATATGGGCCCCGGCTTTCCCGCCGGTGGAATGCCGCCCACATTCCCTGCCCCCAATATGAACTCTGGAGTTCCCCCTGGTGGCCCTGATTTGGAACGCGCCGTTATGTTGGCGCACAAGAAGGCAAACGAACTCAGTTATAGGACCCAAAAC GTCGTTAACAAAACACTTTTTGTTGAAAATTTGCCAGAAAACGTAACTAACTTGGACGTTGTTAAcgtttttaacaaaatgcCCGGCTTCGTGGAGGCAAGAGTTATCATTCCCAGGAGAGTGGCGTTCATAGATTTCGACTCAGATAATAGCTCGAGTTACGCATTGCAAGGTTGTACATC tCCTTCAAGGCCATTTGATAAACGGCCAATCAATTAA
- a CDS encoding uncharacterized protein (RED-like, N-terminal domain containing protein), which translates to MGSDKSDFKTVMEKVGIPTNILKKRPKNYKRKFVPNKPEPTEPDPGEGVYRNRALERSQLKEEYRKVQEEYELFKKQTEEESRYMGGDEEHTHLVKGLDYKLLEKVKRQLETTASDSKDVRESKEDRDFCFTEFGFYFYKKFFYHTNLNNVNFNRKLDQTIDLLSKGYKFKANKILNLTYNFNLSNEDLPSIIINDNSTHSSGNLLTNNLELKKELIEAFNWHAENRKKKKSERLPFRPTTATNEQEKEEDSEDDIYQNIEKYKPDEFDEEIITSISGNKEKEGEEYKSRGLTYKIPEKLLKRSKFVQKQEENFQSDIDMEDSDEEIDRNKEFKVI; encoded by the exons ATGGGCAGTGATAAGTCTGATTTTAAAACCGTAATGGAGAAAGTTGGTATACCGACCAACATATTAAAGAAAAG gcCTAAGAATTACAAAAGGAAATTCGTCCCAAATAAACCAGAACCAAC GGAACCTGACCCAGGGGAAGGAGTGTACAGAAACAGAGCCTTAGAAAGATCGCAGTTAAAAGAAGAATATAGAAAAGTGCAAGAGGAATATGAGTTGTTTAAGAAGCAGACGGAGGAGGAGTCGCGTTATATG GGAGGCGACGAGGAGCACACACACCTAGTTAAGGGACTGGACTATAAACTACTGGAGAAAGTGAAGAGACAACTGGAAACAAC GGCAAGTGACTCGAAAGACGTAAGAGAGTCTAAGGAAGATAGGGACTTCTGCTTCACAGAGTTCGGTTTTTACTTCTACAAAAAGTTTTTCTACCACACGAACCTGAATAacgttaattttaatcgCAAATTGGACCAAACGATAGATTTACTGTCGAAG GGCTACAAGTTTAaagcaaataaaattttgaaCTTGACTTACAATTTTAACCTCTCAAACGAGGATTTGCCATCGATAATAATCAACGACAATAGCACTCACAGTAGTGGTAACCTGCTGACGAACAACCTGGAATTGAAAAAG GAACTGATAGAGGCATTCAATTGGCACGCtgaaaacagaaaaaagaaaaaatcaGAACGAC TGCCATTTAGACCGACGACAGCCACAAATGAACAGGAAAAAGAAGAGGACTCAGAAGATGATATATACCAAAACATAGAAAAGTATAAGCCTGACGAATTTGACGAAGAAATAATAACGAGCATAAGTGGAAACAAGGA AAAAGAGGGAGAAGAGTACAAAAGTAGAGGTCTAACGTACAAAATACCGGAAAAACTGTTGAAAAGAAGCAAATTCGTACAAAAACAAGAAGAGAACTTCCAGTCAGACATAGATATGGAAGACTCAGACGAAGAAAta gaCAGAAACAAGGAGTTTAAAGTGATATGA